A genomic region of Methanothermobacter sp. CaT2 contains the following coding sequences:
- the hycI gene encoding hydrogenase maturation peptidase HycI: MLKRLLSDFLTDCRRLLVLTVGNELRSDDGLGPYLASLIQEAMEERGHLVINAGTVPENFTGKIRSERPSHILIVDAVEMREEPGTVRLIERDSISEYSISTHAMPLSFLVRYLEDQGDYRIALMGVQPENLEFGTGLSPAVEDAVHDLAGMIISALDDFGSCG, encoded by the coding sequence ATGTTGAAGCGGCTTCTGAGTGATTTTCTCACTGACTGCAGAAGGCTCCTCGTCCTCACAGTCGGGAATGAATTGAGGTCCGATGATGGCCTTGGCCCATACCTGGCGTCCCTCATCCAGGAGGCAATGGAGGAGAGGGGACATCTCGTTATCAATGCGGGCACGGTGCCTGAAAACTTCACAGGAAAAATACGCTCCGAAAGACCGAGCCACATACTGATTGTGGACGCTGTTGAGATGAGAGAGGAGCCGGGAACCGTAAGGCTCATTGAGAGGGATAGTATATCAGAGTACAGCATATCCACCCATGCCATGCCCCTATCCTTCCTTGTGAGGTACCTTGAGGATCAGGGTGATTACAGGATTGCCCTCATGGGTGTACAGCCAGAAAACCTTGAATTTGGGACTGGACTCTCACCCGCGGTTGAAGACGCTGTACATGACCTCGCAGGGATGATAATCTCTGCCCTTGATGACTTTGGAAGCTGCGGATGA
- a CDS encoding methyltransferase domain-containing protein, whose product MRFRVTPYHGNLLGDHERLAAFREAISSRARGLTYDLGAGSGILSFFASEYADRVIAIERDPKIAACAGENLSGLDNVSVVNEDALHYEFTAADTIICEMLDTALIDEEQVPVLRRALRFLRDDGTVIPQAVFNAAEPVTVNFENIMYDENLSQPSSGPMRVYDRVEFRGDLPEIFRGSLKLQASSPFNAIRIISFTLTAPGIICGPTPMMNPPLIIPLGETGDKGEVEIKLSYRMGGGLDSVEASII is encoded by the coding sequence ATGAGATTCAGGGTCACACCGTATCACGGAAACCTTCTGGGGGATCATGAACGCCTCGCAGCCTTCCGCGAGGCCATATCATCCAGGGCCAGGGGCCTCACCTATGACCTCGGGGCAGGCAGCGGGATCCTCTCATTCTTTGCTTCAGAGTATGCTGATCGTGTCATTGCAATTGAAAGGGATCCGAAGATAGCTGCATGTGCAGGGGAGAACCTATCAGGTCTGGATAACGTCAGTGTTGTCAACGAGGACGCCCTGCACTATGAATTCACTGCGGCTGACACGATCATATGTGAGATGCTTGACACAGCACTCATAGATGAGGAGCAGGTCCCGGTTCTAAGGAGGGCCCTAAGGTTCCTGAGGGATGATGGGACTGTAATACCACAGGCAGTCTTCAATGCAGCAGAACCCGTCACCGTGAACTTTGAGAACATCATGTATGATGAAAATCTTTCACAACCCTCATCAGGTCCAATGAGGGTTTATGACAGGGTCGAGTTCAGGGGGGACCTCCCTGAGATTTTCAGGGGTTCATTGAAGCTGCAGGCATCGAGTCCCTTCAACGCTATCAGAATAATATCCTTTACCCTGACGGCTCCTGGAATCATATGCGGTCCCACACCCATGATGAACCCCCCGCTCATCATACCCCTCGGGGAGACCGGAGATAAAGGTGAGGTCGAGATAAAACTTTCATACAGGATGGGTGGCGGCCTTGATTCGGTTGAAGCATCCATCATATGA
- the nikR gene encoding nickel-responsive transcriptional regulator NikR, with product MRISMSLPKKLLNEFDEVLRDRGYQSRSKGIRDALKDYIVRYQWMNEMEGERIGIIAVIYDHHYTGVMEDLADIQHDYREYINAVMHVHMTERHCLEVIVVKGDVAKIRELTEKMMRLKGVEHVRLTSTSTNRK from the coding sequence ATGAGAATAAGCATGTCTCTACCAAAAAAGCTCTTAAATGAATTTGATGAAGTTCTAAGGGATCGTGGCTACCAGTCAAGATCAAAGGGCATAAGAGACGCCCTTAAGGACTACATTGTAAGGTACCAGTGGATGAATGAAATGGAAGGTGAGCGAATCGGTATTATTGCTGTGATCTATGACCACCACTACACAGGGGTCATGGAGGACCTTGCAGACATACAGCACGACTACCGTGAATACATCAACGCTGTTATGCACGTACACATGACCGAAAGACACTGCCTTGAGGTCATAGTGGTTAAGGGAGATGTTGCAAAGATAAGGGAACTCACCGAGAAGATGATGAGGCTCAAGGGCGTTGAACACGTGAGGCTCACCAGCACATCAACGAACAGAAAATAG
- a CDS encoding HPP family protein, with protein sequence MKVKEAMNPEIITVSPETRPLEAFEKMYKHGVRRLFVLEDDGKPVGVVSYTDLIGVLGTIKPDSEHPERDLKVRDIMVDEVITISADDNIEDAANLMLRADISGLLVMDDERPVGVITKTDICRLVAAEILVPS encoded by the coding sequence ATGAAGGTTAAAGAAGCCATGAACCCTGAGATAATAACTGTGAGCCCCGAGACAAGGCCCCTCGAGGCCTTCGAGAAGATGTACAAACATGGAGTCCGGAGACTGTTCGTACTCGAAGATGATGGTAAACCTGTGGGTGTGGTATCCTACACTGACCTAATAGGAGTTCTTGGAACCATAAAACCCGACAGTGAACACCCTGAGAGGGACCTTAAGGTGAGGGACATCATGGTGGATGAGGTGATAACCATCTCCGCAGATGACAACATAGAGGACGCCGCCAACCTCATGCTGAGGGCTGATATATCAGGACTCCTTGTAATGGATGATGAAAGACCAGTGGGAGTCATAACAAAAACTGACATATGCCGGCTGGTTGCAGCTGAGATACTGGTTCCCTCCTGA
- a CDS encoding phenylalanine--tRNA ligase subunit alpha, whose amino-acid sequence MMDLDRIIDQLHIYEKKVLKAFEGSDKPLKPEEIAESQKIDIKSVMSASGALESRGFVRVLKDADEVVSLTEDGESCAREGLPERRLIEALKGEEELEMSELSRRAGLDKKEAGIGIGWLMRKGWGRISQGMVSAVSDGTPERGADERLLELLLERGSVRIRELPDELRGALKDLKGRKGIVDIRKIKRHTIELTTEGRKLLERGIEIVEEATQVTHEHLKSGAWRKLHYRGYNIDAEYPLVYPGKMHPLRRIIDEIRSIFLKLGFTESRGPIVESAFWNFDCLFQPQDHAAREMQDTFYVKNPAVTDLPCEDLVRAVQDAHETGGSTGSEGWQYEWDRDVARQSVLRTHTTCVSARFLSENEPPLKMFSVGRVFRRETITYKHLPEFHQVEGIVAGDEVNFRNLLGILREFYRKLGFEVRFRPAYFPYTYLSTECEIYLPEKKSWIELGGAGMFRPEVLEPLGVETPVAAFGLGIERLAMIRFDIKDIRMLYQSDLGWLRGLPVTGDLEL is encoded by the coding sequence ATGATGGATCTTGACAGGATCATTGACCAGCTTCACATTTACGAGAAGAAGGTTCTGAAAGCATTCGAAGGCTCAGATAAACCATTAAAGCCTGAAGAAATAGCAGAATCCCAGAAAATTGATATAAAATCTGTCATGAGTGCGTCAGGCGCACTTGAATCAAGGGGATTTGTGAGGGTTCTGAAGGACGCGGATGAGGTTGTATCCCTCACAGAGGATGGAGAGTCCTGTGCCAGGGAGGGACTTCCTGAGCGCAGACTCATTGAGGCCCTTAAAGGTGAAGAAGAGCTTGAAATGTCAGAACTTTCCAGGAGAGCGGGTCTTGATAAGAAAGAGGCAGGTATTGGTATTGGCTGGCTCATGAGGAAGGGATGGGGTAGGATAAGCCAGGGGATGGTCTCAGCGGTGAGCGATGGAACACCTGAAAGGGGTGCGGATGAGAGGCTGCTGGAACTCTTACTTGAAAGGGGATCCGTGAGGATCAGAGAACTCCCTGATGAACTCAGGGGTGCACTGAAGGATCTTAAGGGACGGAAGGGAATAGTTGATATAAGGAAAATTAAGAGGCATACCATTGAACTCACCACAGAGGGCAGGAAACTCCTTGAAAGGGGAATCGAGATAGTTGAGGAGGCAACACAGGTCACCCATGAACACCTCAAGAGCGGGGCCTGGAGAAAACTCCACTACAGGGGATACAACATTGATGCAGAGTACCCTCTGGTCTACCCGGGAAAGATGCACCCTCTGAGGCGCATAATCGATGAGATAAGGTCAATATTCCTTAAACTTGGATTCACAGAATCAAGGGGCCCCATCGTCGAGTCTGCCTTCTGGAACTTTGACTGCCTCTTCCAGCCCCAGGACCACGCTGCAAGGGAGATGCAGGACACCTTCTATGTTAAAAACCCCGCCGTCACGGATCTCCCCTGTGAGGACCTTGTAAGGGCTGTGCAGGACGCACATGAAACCGGCGGTTCAACAGGATCAGAGGGCTGGCAGTACGAATGGGACAGAGATGTTGCAAGGCAGAGCGTGCTTAGGACCCATACGACCTGCGTATCTGCAAGGTTCCTCAGTGAGAACGAACCGCCCCTCAAGATGTTTTCTGTTGGACGTGTTTTCAGGAGGGAGACCATCACCTACAAGCACCTCCCTGAGTTTCATCAGGTTGAGGGGATCGTTGCAGGGGATGAGGTTAACTTCAGGAATCTTCTGGGTATACTGAGGGAGTTCTACAGGAAACTTGGATTTGAGGTCAGGTTCAGACCGGCCTACTTCCCATACACATACCTATCAACCGAATGTGAAATCTATCTCCCGGAGAAAAAAAGCTGGATAGAGCTTGGTGGGGCCGGCATGTTCAGGCCCGAGGTCCTGGAACCTCTGGGAGTTGAAACACCTGTAGCCGCCTTTGGTCTCGGTATAGAGAGGCTTGCCATGATAAGATTTGATATAAAGGATATAAGGATGCTCTACCAGAGCGACCTCGGATGGCTCAGGGGTCTCCCTGTAACCGGGGACCTGGAGCTCTAG
- a CDS encoding triphosphoribosyl-dephospho-CoA synthase, with protein sequence MDPLHVSRIAELASVLEVSGYPKPGNVHRTRDFDDMVYEDFLVSGIVTGDTMRLAAERGEKLRDTLDLSTLGLGELILRAVEDTRRWVSTNTNLGIIMLLTPLSAAAGMVDSGDLQGLREQVNRLILQTTSGDAVNLYRAISTAEAGGMGEHDTLDVNDPASQQRIIDENITLFDTLKMSADWDLIARELTSSMPVTFNVGFPVFKGTVEKHGMNRAVVQTFLTILSRFPDTLISRKYGEKIAVEVSEEASDIVDRGGVLTAAGLRRVEKFDRKLYRMGWNPGTTADLTASSVMVGLLDYYSELG encoded by the coding sequence ATGGATCCCCTCCATGTTTCAAGGATAGCAGAACTGGCCTCTGTCCTTGAGGTCAGCGGATACCCGAAACCAGGCAATGTCCACAGGACCCGTGACTTCGATGATATGGTCTACGAGGACTTCCTCGTGAGCGGGATAGTCACAGGTGATACCATGAGACTGGCAGCAGAGAGGGGGGAGAAACTGAGGGATACTCTTGACCTTTCGACCCTCGGGCTGGGAGAGCTCATACTCAGGGCGGTTGAGGACACCAGGAGGTGGGTTTCAACCAATACAAACCTTGGTATCATAATGCTGCTCACACCCCTCTCAGCAGCCGCAGGGATGGTTGACAGCGGGGATCTCCAGGGACTCAGGGAGCAGGTAAACCGTCTTATACTTCAGACAACATCAGGGGACGCTGTTAACCTCTACAGGGCCATTTCAACTGCGGAGGCCGGTGGAATGGGTGAACATGACACCCTCGACGTTAATGACCCTGCTTCACAGCAGAGGATAATCGATGAGAACATCACCCTCTTTGACACCCTCAAGATGTCAGCTGACTGGGACCTCATTGCAAGGGAGTTAACGTCCAGCATGCCGGTTACATTCAACGTCGGCTTCCCGGTCTTTAAGGGAACCGTGGAGAAGCATGGCATGAACCGGGCCGTGGTCCAGACATTCCTGACCATACTTTCAAGATTCCCCGACACACTGATATCCAGGAAGTATGGCGAGAAGATCGCCGTGGAGGTTTCAGAGGAAGCCTCAGACATCGTTGATAGGGGAGGTGTGCTCACTGCAGCGGGTCTCAGGAGGGTTGAGAAATTTGACAGGAAGCTCTACCGGATGGGATGGAACCCCGGGACAACCGCGGATCTCACAGCTTCCTCTGTCATGGTTGGATTACTTGATTACTACTCAGAACTGGGTTGA
- the hemB gene encoding porphobilinogen synthase, with protein sequence MEFPTKRMRRLRKSPQIRNILRETRLHPSDLIYPMFVSEKLGRGDVEAIDTMPGQFRYSVDDAVSEASRLEDEGLSSVLIFGMPSAKDELASAAHDPHGVVQRTVRRLKEETDLVVMTDVCLCQYTSHGHCGIVVDGEIVNDETLEVLSRIALSHAEAGADVVAPSDMMDGRVAAIRRSLDDAGFQDTLIMSYAVKYASAFYAPFRGAVSSAPAFGDRRSYQMDPANIDEALIEAELDLREGADILMVKPALAYLDVIGKVRERFSVPLAAYNVSGEYSMLKAAIKSGYLTDEAIYESILSIKRAGADLIISHFAPDLLGVI encoded by the coding sequence ATGGAGTTTCCCACAAAAAGGATGCGAAGGTTACGTAAGAGTCCACAGATAAGGAATATCCTTAGAGAAACACGGCTGCACCCATCGGATCTCATATACCCCATGTTTGTGAGTGAAAAACTTGGAAGGGGTGATGTGGAGGCCATAGATACAATGCCAGGCCAGTTCAGGTACTCTGTGGATGATGCGGTTTCCGAGGCATCCAGACTTGAGGATGAGGGACTATCATCCGTACTCATATTCGGAATGCCATCAGCCAAGGATGAGCTCGCCTCAGCAGCCCATGACCCCCACGGTGTTGTGCAGAGGACTGTGAGGAGGCTCAAGGAGGAAACAGACCTTGTGGTCATGACTGATGTCTGCCTATGCCAGTACACCAGCCATGGGCACTGCGGTATCGTCGTGGATGGCGAAATCGTCAACGATGAGACCCTGGAGGTCCTTTCAAGGATAGCCCTATCCCATGCCGAGGCCGGGGCAGACGTGGTGGCCCCATCGGATATGATGGATGGTAGGGTGGCAGCCATAAGGAGGAGCCTTGATGATGCAGGCTTCCAGGACACCCTGATAATGTCCTACGCGGTTAAATATGCTTCAGCATTCTATGCACCATTCCGGGGCGCCGTATCATCGGCCCCTGCCTTCGGTGACAGGAGATCCTATCAGATGGACCCTGCCAACATTGACGAGGCCCTCATTGAGGCTGAACTGGACCTCAGGGAGGGTGCTGATATACTCATGGTGAAACCGGCCCTGGCATACCTTGATGTTATAGGTAAGGTCAGGGAGAGGTTCAGCGTGCCACTTGCAGCATACAACGTCAGTGGCGAGTACTCAATGCTGAAGGCGGCCATAAAGAGCGGATACCTCACTGATGAGGCCATATATGAATCCATATTATCAATAAAACGTGCAGGTGCAGATCTTATAATATCACACTTCGCACCTGATCTCCTGGGGGTGATCTAG
- a CDS encoding 4Fe-4S binding protein: MGMAIPSQKNWVVHVIDFTDISVAIIRRTFRSRFKLASLTERSVIFRNLVRRLFFEGDDIQVIPRNSSIEINHRIQVPENVALPSEVLRRMILRSRYIFRMDFCICRVSSGCSSYPHDLGCLFLGPGAMRISEKVGRLISAEEALEHIERCQEAGLVHIIGRNRIDSVWLNSGPHDELLSVCSCCECCCLWKMTPLLSEDIASSITPMEGVELKREESSCVLCGRCEEACFTGAIAVGKELEHDARKCLICGRCAERCPEGAIKIIMDPEAVDEAIKRVEVLVDVES, from the coding sequence ATGGGGATGGCGATCCCCTCACAGAAAAACTGGGTGGTTCACGTGATTGACTTCACAGATATAAGTGTTGCGATAATAAGGAGGACATTCAGGTCCCGATTTAAACTCGCATCCCTCACAGAAAGGTCTGTGATATTCAGGAACCTCGTAAGGAGACTCTTCTTTGAGGGGGACGATATACAGGTCATACCCAGGAACTCATCCATCGAGATAAACCACCGCATCCAGGTGCCTGAGAATGTCGCCCTCCCATCGGAGGTCCTGAGGAGGATGATACTCCGGTCCAGGTACATCTTCCGGATGGACTTCTGCATATGCAGGGTCTCATCGGGCTGCAGCAGCTACCCCCATGACCTTGGCTGCCTCTTCCTGGGCCCCGGAGCCATGAGGATCTCAGAGAAGGTCGGAAGACTCATATCTGCTGAGGAGGCACTTGAACACATTGAAAGATGCCAGGAGGCAGGACTGGTCCATATAATAGGGAGGAACAGGATAGACTCTGTCTGGCTTAACTCAGGGCCCCATGATGAACTCCTCTCGGTCTGTAGCTGCTGTGAATGCTGCTGTCTCTGGAAGATGACGCCACTCCTCTCTGAGGACATAGCATCCTCCATAACACCAATGGAAGGCGTGGAACTGAAAAGGGAGGAGTCCAGCTGTGTTCTATGCGGTCGCTGTGAGGAGGCCTGCTTCACTGGTGCCATAGCTGTGGGGAAGGAACTGGAGCACGACGCAAGAAAATGCCTCATATGCGGCAGGTGCGCTGAGAGGTGTCCTGAAGGTGCCATAAAGATAATTATGGACCCTGAGGCTGTTGATGAGGCCATAAAACGTGTTGAGGTCCTTGTGGATGTTGAGTCATGA
- a CDS encoding endonuclease III domain-containing protein, with product MKMLRHIYRFLMELYGPQGWWPLLDRDTMTLRYHPGDYTPPSDDGEVFEVITGSILTQNTSWDSAASALRNLAAMDALKPQRILSLDDAELEAAIRCAGFYRQKASYLREMAGFFISLEGSTPSRKELLKVRGVGPETADSVLLYAYRKPEFVVDAYTRRILTHLGLIAGDESYHRIKELFERSLEPDFRVFQEYHALIVRHGKSYYRGRVHGDGDPLTEKLGGSRD from the coding sequence ATGAAAATGCTCAGGCATATCTACCGTTTCCTCATGGAACTCTATGGGCCCCAGGGATGGTGGCCACTCCTTGATAGGGATACAATGACACTCAGGTACCACCCCGGCGATTACACCCCACCATCAGATGATGGGGAGGTCTTTGAGGTCATCACAGGTTCCATACTCACACAGAACACGTCCTGGGACTCTGCTGCATCTGCACTCAGAAACCTTGCGGCAATGGACGCCCTTAAACCCCAGAGGATACTCTCCCTGGACGACGCTGAACTTGAGGCGGCCATAAGGTGTGCTGGTTTCTACAGACAGAAGGCATCATACCTCCGCGAAATGGCAGGGTTCTTCATATCCCTTGAGGGCTCAACACCATCCCGGAAGGAGCTCCTGAAGGTAAGGGGTGTCGGTCCTGAAACCGCGGATTCAGTGCTGCTATATGCCTACAGAAAACCGGAGTTCGTGGTTGATGCATACACAAGGAGGATACTGACCCATCTGGGACTCATAGCCGGTGATGAGAGCTACCACAGAATAAAGGAACTCTTCGAAAGGTCCCTTGAACCCGATTTCAGGGTCTTCCAGGAGTACCATGCCCTTATAGTCAGGCACGGCAAGTCCTACTACAGAGGAAGGGTCCATGGGGATGGCGATCCCCTCACAGAAAAACTGGGTGGTTCACGTGATTGA
- a CDS encoding TIGR00266 family protein → MRYEILHRPSFSMAHIELESGEAIKAETGAMVSMSSNIELQTETGGLLGAFKRSIGGESLFLNTFRAQGRGDVQLAPAYPGDVEVLETTEAIYAQSGAFMAGPEDVEIDTKLGGFKTFFAREGLFLLKIQSSGPVFLSSFGAIYSRELVNERFIVDTGHIVAFTEGLDFSVRKVGGLKSTFLSGEGLVAEFEGTGTVYMQSRSIDSFVGWLTPMLPSRS, encoded by the coding sequence ATGAGATATGAAATTTTACACAGACCAAGTTTTAGTATGGCTCACATCGAGCTTGAAAGCGGTGAAGCAATAAAGGCTGAGACAGGTGCAATGGTGAGCATGAGCTCAAACATAGAACTTCAGACGGAGACAGGGGGTCTTCTTGGGGCTTTTAAGAGATCCATTGGAGGGGAAAGCCTTTTCCTTAACACCTTCAGGGCACAGGGTAGGGGGGATGTGCAGCTCGCACCGGCCTATCCGGGTGATGTTGAGGTCCTTGAGACCACGGAGGCCATCTATGCCCAGAGTGGCGCATTCATGGCCGGACCAGAGGATGTGGAGATAGACACAAAACTGGGAGGTTTCAAGACCTTCTTTGCAAGGGAGGGATTATTCCTTCTTAAAATCCAATCCTCAGGACCGGTGTTCCTTTCAAGTTTCGGGGCAATTTACAGCAGGGAACTTGTAAATGAGAGGTTCATAGTGGACACAGGCCACATTGTAGCCTTCACAGAGGGTCTTGATTTCAGTGTGAGAAAGGTTGGTGGACTTAAAAGTACTTTTCTGAGTGGCGAAGGCCTGGTTGCAGAATTTGAAGGTACAGGAACCGTATACATGCAGAGCCGGAGCATTGATAGCTTCGTTGGATGGTTAACACCCATGCTCCCCTCAAGGAGTTAG
- the aroC gene encoding chorismate synthase — protein sequence MFRVTTFGSSHGPAVGAVIDGCPAGLELSEDDIQQELNRRRPGTSALTTPRAESDRVEILSGIFRERTDGTPIAGIVRNLDADSKSYSNIKNTPRPGHGDYTWRARFRNYDYRGGGRGSGRVTIGHVIGGAVAKKLIGNYGLTVTGHVVQVGDVKADTVSLKRIGEYAESNPVRCADPRAARQMEEVILDARSRGDSVGGVVEVVVLGAPPGLGDPVFSKLDADMARALMGIGSVKGVEIGMGFEVAEHRASEINDEFYLDDDGKVRTTTNTSGGILGGISSGMPITARIAVKPTPSISVPQKTVDLERMEETTIEVRGRHDPCICPRVVPVAEAAVAIVLADHMIRAGFIHPTYIGKE from the coding sequence ATGTTCAGAGTAACGACCTTCGGATCCAGCCATGGTCCTGCAGTGGGTGCCGTTATCGACGGCTGCCCCGCAGGTCTCGAACTGAGTGAGGATGACATACAGCAGGAACTTAACAGGAGGAGGCCTGGAACCAGCGCCCTGACCACTCCACGGGCTGAATCCGACAGGGTCGAGATACTCTCAGGTATATTCAGGGAAAGAACAGATGGCACTCCAATAGCTGGAATCGTCAGAAACCTGGACGCCGACTCAAAAAGTTACAGTAACATTAAGAATACACCAAGGCCGGGGCACGGTGACTACACCTGGAGGGCGAGGTTCAGGAACTACGACTACCGTGGCGGTGGCCGTGGAAGTGGAAGGGTTACCATTGGGCACGTAATCGGTGGGGCCGTTGCAAAGAAACTCATCGGTAATTATGGTTTGACTGTAACAGGCCACGTTGTGCAGGTGGGTGATGTTAAGGCAGACACTGTAAGCCTTAAAAGGATAGGCGAGTATGCTGAGAGCAATCCTGTTCGCTGTGCAGATCCCAGGGCGGCCAGACAGATGGAGGAGGTTATACTCGATGCCCGCAGCAGGGGAGACTCCGTTGGTGGGGTTGTTGAGGTTGTTGTCCTTGGTGCGCCCCCGGGACTTGGTGATCCGGTATTCAGTAAACTCGATGCAGATATGGCCAGGGCCCTAATGGGTATCGGGTCTGTGAAGGGTGTTGAGATCGGGATGGGATTCGAGGTTGCAGAACACCGTGCAAGTGAGATAAACGATGAGTTCTACCTGGATGATGATGGTAAGGTGAGGACAACAACAAACACCTCTGGAGGCATACTTGGAGGGATATCAAGCGGCATGCCAATAACTGCAAGGATAGCAGTAAAGCCCACACCATCCATATCAGTCCCCCAGAAGACAGTTGACCTTGAAAGGATGGAGGAAACAACCATTGAGGTCCGTGGAAGACATGATCCCTGCATCTGCCCCAGGGTTGTGCCTGTTGCAGAGGCTGCGGTTGCAATCGTCCTTGCCGACCATATGATAAGGGCCGGCTTCATCCACCCCACATACATTGGAAAAGAATGA
- a CDS encoding threonine/serine exporter ThrE family protein, with product MTAELLEFLEELSRALIASGNSVTDTERILRSVAESQGVEVEVSVLPTMIIIKAEGEVSRMGLAAQSPGMMPLHQVTEIYRLTDDVTSLRMEVGEALGELRGILRGSHRFGRYGILLGYLILSIGIALLIQPDPDLVVYSSFLSLIAGSLIVVGYGNRRLSLIMPVLASFTVSGVAFFLINTGAVSGNLTLLVPPLIYFIPGVTLTTGIYELASGELVSGSSRVIYGCMVLLLLLFGVLMGMQLNRFPQEEFAAIKISAMSYSPYLGAFIFAVGIYLFLSVYRSDFPWILLVLYSALMGQQLGNVAGGGLLGAFLGALSMTLVARGIELAGKTPHFVTLYPAFWFLAPGSLGFIGLANLLGRNYLTSVAEITLFAMTVVAIALGLLVGALLTEPFSDKIRAPGGD from the coding sequence ATGACAGCAGAGCTGCTCGAATTCCTTGAGGAGCTGAGCCGCGCCCTCATAGCCTCAGGGAATTCTGTTACAGATACCGAGAGGATCCTGCGGAGTGTCGCCGAGTCCCAGGGCGTGGAGGTTGAGGTCTCGGTCCTCCCAACCATGATCATAATAAAGGCGGAGGGAGAGGTTTCAAGGATGGGCCTTGCAGCCCAGTCCCCCGGGATGATGCCCCTTCACCAGGTCACAGAAATATACAGACTCACCGATGATGTGACATCCCTGAGGATGGAGGTGGGTGAGGCCCTGGGTGAGCTCAGGGGGATATTGAGGGGATCCCACAGGTTCGGCCGCTACGGGATCCTTCTGGGTTATCTTATTCTCTCAATAGGTATAGCACTGCTTATACAGCCAGACCCTGATCTTGTAGTTTATTCATCATTTCTCAGCCTTATAGCAGGCTCCCTGATAGTGGTGGGTTACGGTAACAGGAGGCTCTCCCTCATCATGCCTGTACTGGCATCCTTCACGGTTTCTGGTGTTGCCTTCTTCCTGATCAATACGGGTGCCGTGAGCGGGAACCTCACACTCCTTGTACCGCCGCTGATATACTTTATCCCCGGTGTAACCCTAACCACAGGAATCTATGAACTTGCAAGTGGTGAACTGGTTTCAGGGTCAAGCAGGGTGATATACGGCTGCATGGTTCTTCTCCTCCTCCTGTTTGGTGTCCTGATGGGTATGCAGCTTAACAGGTTTCCGCAGGAGGAATTTGCAGCCATAAAAATATCAGCCATGAGCTACAGCCCGTATCTGGGGGCATTCATATTTGCCGTTGGTATATATCTCTTCCTCTCTGTCTACCGGAGTGATTTTCCATGGATACTTCTTGTGCTCTACAGTGCACTCATGGGACAGCAGCTGGGAAATGTAGCTGGAGGAGGACTCCTCGGGGCATTTCTGGGGGCCCTGTCAATGACACTGGTTGCCAGGGGCATTGAGCTTGCAGGTAAGACTCCGCACTTCGTCACCCTCTACCCGGCCTTCTGGTTCCTTGCTCCCGGGTCCCTGGGTTTCATAGGACTCGCAAATCTCCTGGGGAGGAACTATCTGACATCCGTGGCTGAGATAACACTCTTCGCAATGACTGTGGTTGCAATAGCCCTTGGACTGCTTGTTGGCGCACTGCTCACGGAACCATTCAGTGATAAAATAAGAGCCCCGGGCGGGGATTGA